The genomic region CAAGATAAGTACTAGCTCCATCGAGTGTAAGATTTTCTAGTTGATCAAAGTTTTTTAAATTGATACTTGAAGACCCATTAAGAACCACTTCATCTGTTTGTATCACTGTATTACCTACAAAAGAGGCGTATGACTTCTCTTGAATTTGTAAATCTACTTCAAACTCAGCTGGATCATCTGTAAGGTCTTCTTTATCACCAAAATAGATCGGCGTTGTAGCTCCACCTAAATTATCATTATCAAACTTTAAAGTTGGCACTTCGTTTAACTGAGATAAGAAAACTGTACCCACTCCACCTACTGCTCCCGTACCACCGGCTGCTGTCACATTATCAAATGTGAAATCACCTGATTCATAATAAACAGCAATACGACCACCGCCGCCTCCACCTTCGTAGCGAGCGTAAGCTCCATGAGAGCGAATTTGACCTGGTATCCCACTATGTGTTAGTTCTCCAATGTTGAGTTGAATACCACCACCAGATCCACCACCATAATAGCTATGACCCTGAGACCCATTTGCTAAAATCTGACCATCAAGAATTAATTTATTAGCTTCTAAACGGACTAAACCACCGCCGGACCCGCCATAATTACCTGACAGACCTGCTCCTGAACCCAATTCATTAGGGTTACGGAAATCACCATAAACTTCATTAGTAACTGCAGTACTTTGACGGTCACCGTATCCACCATAAGATCCACCTGAATAACTTGCAGACGCTCCTGATGTTGTTGGTCCTTCTGAACTGTAAGTATAACCTCGGGGATAACCACGACCTGAAACGTCGATCTTGGATGTCGCGTCGATATTTATTTCTGTCACTACATTCAAGAATAACTTAAATTCACTAGTGGAACTTGTCGTGGAATGATTTAATACAGCCCCATTACGAAGAACTAGAGAATTAAATGTATGCTCACCATCAATGGTGACAGTCGTCCCATCGATGACAAGGTCGGCATTCTCATGAGACAAGTCTTCAGCTGTAATGTGAGTCGTTGTATTAAGAACTGTTTGTCCACACAGAACGGAGCCGATAAAAAAAAGGCCGCTTATAAGTAATTTTTTCATAATCATTCTCCCCTCAAGTAAATTTCGTGAGTTCCGATAAGCTTCCCTTGCCATTTTCCGGTCTCAGTTTGGTCTTCTAAAACTTGGTAAAACTCCAGTACAGTCACGGAAGTTTGATTAGCACTAAGCACTCCACCGCGAGGAGTGTAGGTAAAATTAAGTTCTTCATTAAAAACTGTGAGCAGACGTATTTGAGGGTTTTGCTGTTGAAACATATTCATCGGTGAGTCTTCACCTCCGCCTAATGTCCCATAGGGAACATAGACAGCCACTCGAGTACCATCTGGAACTTGTTGCCCGAGAATATTTAAAACTTCTTTAGACTTAAGTGCTAGTGACACTTCTGCAGAATCGACAATGACTTCTTTAGGGTCTTGACTAATCGCTTGAACTTTATAAGGCAGGGTCAAATCACCCTCTCCACCCGAAGCTGATAACTTTAACTCAGTTTTTATACGTGCACGGCCAAGGGGAGAAACCTCCGCTGGGAGTAGTTTATTACTCACCGTAAGATCAAAGGGAGCAACTAAAGAAAACTTGGCTTTGCCTTCGTAATTCAATTCACCATTACTTGCTTGAACTATAACTGTGTACTCACCACCTTGATCAAATTCACCCGCAATTTTTTCATTAAGGTAAACGGTTCTTGACATTTGTGTCGCTAATAAATCCACATTCATTTCTTTAATAGATTTGAGTACTTCATTGCTCTGAGAATCCTCTACTTTCCATAAAAGAGACCATTGCGAGTTTATATTCGAAGCATTAGCTAATGTAAGTTGAATCTCGATAGGTTGGATATTACCACCCTCTATCAACGTTTTAGAGAGGTAAGGTGTTAGTTTGCGAAGACCGATGCTCGACTTAAGTTCGAAGTTCGCTTCTGCTGTATCTAACAAAGTATCGTCTTCTTGTGAACGAAAGTAGGCAATAACTTTATAATCCCCTGCTGGTGCTGTACTCGTATTCCATTGATATTTCCCTGTAACTGACATGCTCACAGGCTGAGCCTGAAAAGAACTATCAATATTTTTTACAATAAGATCTATATCGGCATTTTGATGTGATGTCGCCACTGTAAATACCATATTTTCGTAAGCCGCTGCTGGCGGATCTACTTCTAGTCCTTCATTAAGCTTTTTGGCGATAACCGCAACATCTGCTCCAATGACTGTTAAGCTCGTATTCGCAGCATTATTATCTTCATAAGATTCATCGACTGCGTTTAGGTCATCTACAACTAAACTGATCTGATGTTCACCCGAAAGAGGCTTCCATGGCAGTGTAATTGTCCTTATTTCACCTGGCTTGATAGAAGTTACTTGTTGCTGAGCTAAAAGCTCTGCACCATCTTTTAACTCAAAACGAAATACACCTGAATTTTGATTTCCAATATTTGCTATATTCATAGAAATATTTAGTAGTGAGTTTTCAAGTAAAAGTAGGTTGCCATCGCTACCATGCCCATTAAAACTCAAACTAGATGAATCAACATATAAATCAGGGCCATCTACCTGTACCGGATCATTTAAGCCCTGGATATTCAGCTTATACGCAATGATATTGTTATTAAATTCAGACTCAGGAATCACTTTATCTTCATTCACCACAATAAAGTAAGTTGGATTGAACTGCATACCCTCTGTCTCTAATGTGTATTGTGCTCTCACTGACTTTCCAGGGAGTAAGGAACTTAGTGTTTGAGTCTCCAGTAATTCTGCACCTTGTCTTGGGTCTCCTAAGTAAAAATTGACCTTTGCCGTATCAGCATAAACATCACCTAAATTAAAAATTAATACGCTTAAATTAACATTATCTCCTACAATAACTGATGACTTATCTATACTAATCCCCTGCTTAAGTAGGGCCAAGTCTGCAATATTTGTTGTGTCGGGGATATCCATCAAACCCAGCACACCTAGCACCAAACTTGTCGTATAAACTTTTTCTTCAGGCTTATCTGACCAGGAACCATCCTCGGCTTGAGAATTAAGGAGAAGTTTATAAGTATTGATCAATAGAGATGGCTGCTCAAAGCTCGCTAAAGCCTTATATACTTCTGCAGTAGTTTTCAACTCCTCTTTTGTGTTAGGCAGAGCATAAT from Lentisphaera profundi harbors:
- a CDS encoding CARDB domain-containing protein; translation: MRFFIIFFMFVIPLFADLEKGLDFILDKQNEYGLWSSDSEREFIDTLKVLEYLHLHKGAKEELSLQRSLLNIESLKNAKSISIYSALITLINDGGTQQINSLKNLDGAWGASAAKQSNPLDTLIVINTLLDHGETLVDGDLVLKYLVSAQLESGYWNLSNEASVSKLELSARVLQVLRRLDKQGLGSLALTQLMNDIVDLLKSNIRSNGHYALPNTKEELKTTAEVYKALASFEQPSLLINTYKLLLNSQAEDGSWSDKPEEKVYTTSLVLGVLGLMDIPDTTNIADLALLKQGISIDKSSVIVGDNVNLSVLIFNLGDVYADTAKVNFYLGDPRQGAELLETQTLSSLLPGKSVRAQYTLETEGMQFNPTYFIVVNEDKVIPESEFNNNIIAYKLNIQGLNDPVQVDGPDLYVDSSSLSFNGHGSDGNLLLLENSLLNISMNIANIGNQNSGVFRFELKDGAELLAQQQVTSIKPGEIRTITLPWKPLSGEHQISLVVDDLNAVDESYEDNNAANTSLTVIGADVAVIAKKLNEGLEVDPPAAAYENMVFTVATSHQNADIDLIVKNIDSSFQAQPVSMSVTGKYQWNTSTAPAGDYKVIAYFRSQEDDTLLDTAEANFELKSSIGLRKLTPYLSKTLIEGGNIQPIEIQLTLANASNINSQWSLLWKVEDSQSNEVLKSIKEMNVDLLATQMSRTVYLNEKIAGEFDQGGEYTVIVQASNGELNYEGKAKFSLVAPFDLTVSNKLLPAEVSPLGRARIKTELKLSASGGEGDLTLPYKVQAISQDPKEVIVDSAEVSLALKSKEVLNILGQQVPDGTRVAVYVPYGTLGGGEDSPMNMFQQQNPQIRLLTVFNEELNFTYTPRGGVLSANQTSVTVLEFYQVLEDQTETGKWQGKLIGTHEIYLRGE